ACACGCTACGCGTCGGCGACGCGTCGTACGAGATTTTCCGGCTGGACGCCGTCGAGGGCGCTGCCCGCCTCCCGTACAGCCTGAAGATCCTGCTGGAGAACCTGCTCCGCACCGAGGACGGCGCGAACATCACCGCCGACCACATCCGCGCGCTGGGCCAGTGGGACCCGAGCGCGGCGCCCAGCGTGGAGATCCAGTTCACGCCCGCGCGCGTCATCATGCAGGACTTCACCGGCGTGCCGTGCGTGGTCGACCTGGCCACGATGCGCGAGGCCGTGCGCGACCTCGGCGGCGACCCGGCGCGCATCAACCCGCTGGCCCCCGCCGAGATGGTCATCGACCACTCGGTCATCGTCGACTTCTTCGGCCACCCCGACTCCTTCCGGCGCAACGTCGAGCGCGAGTACGAGCGCAACCGCGAGCGCTACCAGTTCCTGCGCTGGGGCCAGACGGCCTTCGACGAGTTCAAGGTGGTCCCGCCCGGCACCGGCATCGTCCACCAGGTCAACATCGAGCACCTCGCTCGCGTGGTCATGACCCGTGACGGGAAGGCCTACCCCGACACCTGCGTCGGCACCGACTCCCACACCACGATGGAGAACGGCATCGGCGTGCTGGGCTGGGGCGTCGGCGGCATCGAGGCCGAGGCCGCGATGCTCGGCCAGCCGATCTCGATGCTGATCCCGCGCGTGGTCGGCTTCAAGCTCACGGGCAAGCTGCCCGCCGGCGCGACCGCCACCGACCTGGTGCTCACCATCACCGAGATGCTGCGCAAGCACGGCGTGGTCGGCAAGTTCGTCGAGTTCTACGGCGAGGGCGTCTCCTCGGTGCCGCTGGCCAACCGGGCCACGATCGGCAACATGAGCCCCGAGTTCGGCTCCACCTGCGCGATCTTCCCGATCGACGGCCAGACCATCGACTACCTGCGCCTGACCGGCCGCTCCGAGGAGCAGATCGCCCTCACCGAGGCCTACGCCAAGGAGCAGGGCCTCTGGCTCGACCCCTCGGCCGAGGAGCCGGTCTTCTCCGAGTACATCGAGCTCGACCTGGCCACGGTCGTCCCCTCGATCGCGGGCCCGAAGCGCCCGCAGGACCGCATCGCGCTCAGCGACGCGAAGCGCGCCTGGCGCGCGGCGGTCAAGGACTACGCGACGGAGGTCGACCTCGGCCCCGCCGACGAGGCCTCGGCCGAGTCCTTCCCCGCCTCAGACTCCCCGGCGATCAGCCACGACGGCAACGGCGACCAGCCGCACGCCGCCGCGCTGAACGGCGCGCGCCCGCACAAGAAGGTGCCGGTCACGCTGGCCGACGGCACCTCCTTCGAGATCGACCACGGCATCGTCTCGATCGCCGCGATCACCTCGTGCACCAACACCTCCAACCCGTTCGTCATGCTGGGCGCCGCCCTGCTCGCGCGCAACGCGGTGGAGAAGGGCCTGACCCGCAAGCCGTGGGTCAAGACCTCGCTGGCCCCCGGCTCGCAGGTCGTCACCGGCTACTTCGAGCGCTCCGGGCTCCAGCCGTACCTCGACAAGATCGGGTTCAACCTGGTCGGCTACGGCTGCACCACCTGCATCGGCAACTCGGGCCCGCTGCCCGAGGAGATCTCCGCCGCGGTGCAGGAGCACGACCTGGCCGTCACCGCGGTCCTGTCGGGCAACCGCAACTTCGAGGGCCGCATCAACCCCGACGTGAAGATGAACTACCTGGCCTCGCCGCCGCTGGTGGTCGCCTACGCGCTCGCGGGCACGATGGACATCGACCTCGACACCGAGCCGCTCGGCACGGGCGCCGACGGGCAGCCGGTGTTTCTCAAGGACATCTGGCCCTCGCCCGAGGAGGTCGCCGAGGTCGTCAGCTCGTCCATCGGGCGCGAGATGTTCGAGCGCGACTACGCCGACGTCTTCAAGGGCGACGAGACCTGGCAGTCGCTGCCGATCCCGACCGGCAACACCTTCGAGTGGGACCCCGCCTCCACCTACGTGCGCAAGGCCCCCTACTTCGACGGCATGCCGGAGAAGCCCGAGCCCGTCACCGACATCACCGGCGCCCGCGTCCTGGTCAAGGTCGGCGACTCGGTCACCACCGACCACATCTCGCCCGCGGGCTCCATCAAGGCCGGCACGCCCGCCGCGCAGTACCTGCAGGCCAACGGCGTCGAGGTCAAGGACTTCAACTCCTACGGCTCGCGGCGCGGCAACCACGAGGTGATGATCCGCGGCACGTTCGCCAACATCCGCCTGCGCAACCAGATCGCGCCGGGCACCGAGGGCGGCTACACCCGCGACTTCACCCAGCCCGACGGCCCGGTGTCGTTCATCTACGACGCCTCGGTCAACTACGCCGCGGCCGGCACGCCGCTGGTGGTCCTGGCCGGCAAGGAGTACGGCTCCGGCTCCTCGCGCGACTGGGCCGCCAAGGGCACCGCGCTGCTGGGCGTCAGGGCCGTCATCGCCGAGTCCTACGAGCGCATCCACCGCTCCAACCTGATCGGCATGGGCGTCCTCCCGCTGCAGTTCCCCGAGGGGCAGACGGCGGAGTCGCTGGGCCTGACCGGCGAGGAGAGCTTCGACATCACCGGCGTCGAGGCGCTCAACCAGGGCTCGATCCCCGGCACCGTCCACGTGAAGGCGGGCGAGGTGGAGTTCGACGCGGTGGTCCGCATCGACACGCCCGGTGAGGCCGACTACTACCGCCACGGCGGCATCATGCAGTACGTGCTGCGGTCGCTGCTGGCCAAGTAGGACTTCCCGCCCCGCGCCCGGCCATCAGCCGGGAGCGGGCGCGGGAACCCGGCCACAGGCCGGGCGGGCGCGACCCTCAACGCGCCCTTCTCGGGGGAACCACCCGATCTGACCGCCGCCCCGCGCACCACCCCGCGCGGGGCGGCGGCGTGCGTTCCGGCCTTCCCGTACGGCGGGCCGGCCCGCGCCCCGGCCGGCGCCGCCGGTCTCAGGACACCTTGGCCGAAGGCGCCGACCAGGTGTCGCACGCCGAGGGTGACCTGGCCGCGTAGCCACGCTGGAGCCAGTACGCGCGGCCGGCGCCCTTGCCGTGGCTGTGCCGGCCGTCGGGCTCGTCCCCGCTCGCCCGCACCGTCTCGACCAGCGCCGTCCAGTCCGCGGGGGAGCGGCCCAGCGAGCGCCACACGCTTCCCGCGAAAACCCCCGCCAGGCAGTCGGCCTGCAACTCGTAGCGGCGGCCGAGCTCCGCCTGGTCGCCCTTGCGCCCGCGCACCAGCCTCTCGTAGGCGCTCCTGACGCCCGCCTGCTGCTGCACGTGGTGACCGTACTCGTGGGCGGCGACCTTCAGCGGGTACAGGTCGGTGCGCCCCTCGATCCACGGCCCTTCGAGGGTGAAGACGAGCGTGGCGCGCTCGGTGCAGTAGAAGGCGGCCGCGCCGCCGGGCCACGGCAGCCCGCACACCGTGTCGCGCGGCTCCTCCACGTAGAGGACCGTGGGCGCGCGGTAGCGCAGCCCCGCCCGGCGGAGGTGGGCCGACCATCCGGCGTCCATGCACCTGACGATCGCGGTGAGGTACTCCTTCGAGCGCGGGATGCCGCCGGAGATCAGCGGTGGTTCGGGACAGGAGGCGGCGCGCAGCCTGCCGGTCTCGTAGAGCAGGCGGGGCGGCCCGACCCGCGCGCCGCCGGTGGCCTCGGTCTCGCCGAGCGCGGCGGGGGCCGGTACGGTGAGCGCGCCCGCGGTGACCAGGGCGAGGGCGCAGGTGGTGACCCGGGGAAGGGTGAGTTTCACGCTCATGGAGCATAGAGCCCATGACGCACGAGGTGTTGATCCTGATTCTGGCGGGTTTGGCGGTATTTGTGGGGGCGGTCGTCCAGGGAGGAGTCGGGTTCGGCCTCGGACTGGTCGCCGCGCCCGTCGTGACGATGCTCGATCCCGCCCTGATGCCGGGCTCGATCCAGGTGGTCAACGCCACGCTGCCGCTGTTCACGCTGGCCGCGGAGTGGCGGAGGGTGGACTGGAGGGGGCTGGGCTTCGCGCTGCTCGGCCGGCTGCCGGGCAGCGCGATCGGCGCCCTCATCGTCGTCTACGTCTCCGCCACGACCCTCGGCGTCTTCGTCGGTGTCATGGTGCTGGTCGCGGTGGCGCTGACCGCGCAGGCGCTCGCGGTGCCGCGCAACGGCTGGACGACCACCGCGGCCGGGTTCACCTCGGGCGTGACCGGCACCGCCACCGGCATCGGCGGCCCGCCCATGGCGCTGGTCTACCAGAGCGCCAAGGGTCCGCAGATCCGCGCGACGCTGGCCGCCTTCTTCTTCCTGAGCGCCAGCCAGTCGCTGTTCATCCTCTGGGCGGTCGACCGGCTGCCGGCCAGGGCGCTGTGGTCGGGCGCGCTGCTGATCCCGTTCCTGATCGCGGGCTTCCTCGTCTCGGGGCCGCTGCGCCGCCACCTCGACGGCGGCGGCGTCAGGCGCGCCATCCTCGCGGTGGCCGCACTGTCCGCGCTGGCGTTGATCGCGCAGAGCCTGCTCTGACCCTGCTCTGACCGAGGCCCGCGCCCGTCATGTACGGCGGCCGCCGCCCGCCCGAGACGTCGCCGGATACCACAGGGGTGCGTCCTTCAGATGCAGGGACGCGGTGCCGACTGGACGGGATCCGGCCGGCTCCGGCAAGACGCCGGGGGCCGGGTTAACCGGGCGTTTCTGGATTGTTACCCGCCACAACAAACTCGGCCTTCGCTGGGTCTTCCAAAGCAGGCCGCAGCGGAATACGTTGCCGCAAACAACATTCACCGCGTACGGCAGGCGCCGCCGTACGCGGGCGGAGCAACCCCCATCCGTTCCCCCTGAGAAAGGACCCGTGCACCATGCGCAAGGGGATCCTCAGCCTGACCGCCGCGGTAGCGGCGACGACCCTCGGTCTCACCGCGTGCGGGGGCGACAGCGGTGGCACCACCCAGGCCAGTCCTGCCCAGTCCGGCGCGGCGCCCGCATCGAGCGCGGCCGCCGCGGGCAAGATCGGCGTCATCCTTCCCGACAGCAAGTCCTCGGCCAGGTGGGAGACCGCGGACCGCAAGTTTCTGGAAGAGGCCTTCAAGGCCGCGGGCGTCGCCTACGAGATCCAGAACGCCCAGGGCGACAAGAACGCCTTCCAGACCATCGCCGACCAGATGATCACCAACGGCGCGACCGTGCTGATGATCGTCAACCTGGACTCCGGCACCGGCAAGGCCGTGCTCAGCAAGGCCAAGTCGCAGGGCGTGGCCACCATCGACTACGACCGCCTGACGCTCGGCGGCGGCGCCGCCTACTACGTCAGCTTCGACAACACCAAGGTCGGCACCCTGCAGGGCGAGGGCCTGTCGAAGTGCCTGGCCGACAAGAAGGCTGACAAGCCGATGGTCGCCTACCTCAACGGCTCGCCCACCGACAACAACGCGACGCTGTTCAAGGCGGGCTACGACGGCGTGCTCAAGCCGAAGTTCGACTCGGGCGAGTACGTCAAGGGCCCCGACGAGTCGGTGCCCGACTGGGACAACGCCAAGGCGGGCACGATCTTCGAGCAGATGCTCACCGGCGAGCCGAAGATCGCGGGCGTCCTCGCGGCCAACGACGGCCTCGGCAACGCCGCCATCACCGTGCTGAAGAAGAACAACCTCAACGGCAAGGTGCCGGTCACCGGCCAGGACGCCACCGTCCAGGGCCTGCAGAACATCCTCGCCGGCGACCAGTGCATGACCGTCTACAAGGCCATCAAGAAGGAGGCCGACGCGGCGGCCGCGCTCGCCGTCTCCCTGGCCAAGGGCGAGAAGCCCGCCGCCACCGGCACCGTCAAGGACACCGAGAGCGGCCAGGACGTGCCCGCCGTGCTGCTCGACCCCCAGGCGATCTTCTTCGACAACGTGAAGGACGTCGTGGCCGACGGCTTCGTCACCAAGGACGAGTTGTGCACGGGCGAGTTCGCCGCCAAGTGCGCCGAGGCCGGAATCCAGTAGACGCGGTCAGGGGTACGGCTGGCGGCAGCCGTACCCCTGCGGAGGAGCGAGCAGATGAACCCCGTTCTTGAAGTGAGAGGGATCGACAAGAGCTTCGGTCCCGTGCAGGTCCTGCACGACGTCACCTTCGCCGCTCACCGCGGCGAGGTCACCGCGCTGGTCGGCGACAACGGCGCCGGCAAGTCCACCCTGGTCAAGTGCATCGGCGGCATCTACCCGATCGACGCGGGCGACTACTTCTTCGACGGCGAGCCCGTGCACGTGGCCGGGCCGCGTGACGCCGGCGAGCTGGGCATCGAGATCGTCTACCAGGACCTCGCGCTCTGCGACAACCTCGACATCGTCCAGAACATGTTCCTGGGCAGGGAGCGCA
This window of the Nonomuraea africana genome carries:
- the acnA gene encoding aconitate hydratase AcnA; its protein translation is MTVSANSFGSRDTLRVGDASYEIFRLDAVEGAARLPYSLKILLENLLRTEDGANITADHIRALGQWDPSAAPSVEIQFTPARVIMQDFTGVPCVVDLATMREAVRDLGGDPARINPLAPAEMVIDHSVIVDFFGHPDSFRRNVEREYERNRERYQFLRWGQTAFDEFKVVPPGTGIVHQVNIEHLARVVMTRDGKAYPDTCVGTDSHTTMENGIGVLGWGVGGIEAEAAMLGQPISMLIPRVVGFKLTGKLPAGATATDLVLTITEMLRKHGVVGKFVEFYGEGVSSVPLANRATIGNMSPEFGSTCAIFPIDGQTIDYLRLTGRSEEQIALTEAYAKEQGLWLDPSAEEPVFSEYIELDLATVVPSIAGPKRPQDRIALSDAKRAWRAAVKDYATEVDLGPADEASAESFPASDSPAISHDGNGDQPHAAALNGARPHKKVPVTLADGTSFEIDHGIVSIAAITSCTNTSNPFVMLGAALLARNAVEKGLTRKPWVKTSLAPGSQVVTGYFERSGLQPYLDKIGFNLVGYGCTTCIGNSGPLPEEISAAVQEHDLAVTAVLSGNRNFEGRINPDVKMNYLASPPLVVAYALAGTMDIDLDTEPLGTGADGQPVFLKDIWPSPEEVAEVVSSSIGREMFERDYADVFKGDETWQSLPIPTGNTFEWDPASTYVRKAPYFDGMPEKPEPVTDITGARVLVKVGDSVTTDHISPAGSIKAGTPAAQYLQANGVEVKDFNSYGSRRGNHEVMIRGTFANIRLRNQIAPGTEGGYTRDFTQPDGPVSFIYDASVNYAAAGTPLVVLAGKEYGSGSSRDWAAKGTALLGVRAVIAESYERIHRSNLIGMGVLPLQFPEGQTAESLGLTGEESFDITGVEALNQGSIPGTVHVKAGEVEFDAVVRIDTPGEADYYRHGGIMQYVLRSLLAK
- a CDS encoding neutral zinc metallopeptidase encodes the protein MKLTLPRVTTCALALVTAGALTVPAPAALGETEATGGARVGPPRLLYETGRLRAASCPEPPLISGGIPRSKEYLTAIVRCMDAGWSAHLRRAGLRYRAPTVLYVEEPRDTVCGLPWPGGAAAFYCTERATLVFTLEGPWIEGRTDLYPLKVAAHEYGHHVQQQAGVRSAYERLVRGRKGDQAELGRRYELQADCLAGVFAGSVWRSLGRSPADWTALVETVRASGDEPDGRHSHGKGAGRAYWLQRGYAARSPSACDTWSAPSAKVS
- a CDS encoding sulfite exporter TauE/SafE family protein translates to MTHEVLILILAGLAVFVGAVVQGGVGFGLGLVAAPVVTMLDPALMPGSIQVVNATLPLFTLAAEWRRVDWRGLGFALLGRLPGSAIGALIVVYVSATTLGVFVGVMVLVAVALTAQALAVPRNGWTTTAAGFTSGVTGTATGIGGPPMALVYQSAKGPQIRATLAAFFFLSASQSLFILWAVDRLPARALWSGALLIPFLIAGFLVSGPLRRHLDGGGVRRAILAVAALSALALIAQSLL
- a CDS encoding sugar ABC transporter substrate-binding protein, yielding MRKGILSLTAAVAATTLGLTACGGDSGGTTQASPAQSGAAPASSAAAAGKIGVILPDSKSSARWETADRKFLEEAFKAAGVAYEIQNAQGDKNAFQTIADQMITNGATVLMIVNLDSGTGKAVLSKAKSQGVATIDYDRLTLGGGAAYYVSFDNTKVGTLQGEGLSKCLADKKADKPMVAYLNGSPTDNNATLFKAGYDGVLKPKFDSGEYVKGPDESVPDWDNAKAGTIFEQMLTGEPKIAGVLAANDGLGNAAITVLKKNNLNGKVPVTGQDATVQGLQNILAGDQCMTVYKAIKKEADAAAALAVSLAKGEKPAATGTVKDTESGQDVPAVLLDPQAIFFDNVKDVVADGFVTKDELCTGEFAAKCAEAGIQ